A region from the Fundidesulfovibrio putealis DSM 16056 genome encodes:
- a CDS encoding HDOD domain-containing protein has product MGTVYIEDLRPGMVLSADVRSRQGRLLFSEGLALDELSIQTLKFWGVTETLVLGHDQESLDRERIKALDPAVARQAWEEANLRMKLCDPTHPTVRELKRVSFINLIQNGLPAPRRHTPEEPAHEPRKRPDLSRLASSTIKLAALPGIVTQALEALSNPNVSYSYVAEIIGKDTALSAKLLKLVNSALYAFPESVDTISRAVTVVGANRLTSLALGVSLINIFDSIPREVLDMRSFWKHSLACGVLARLLAVTAGHPNVERCFVAGLLHDLGRLVMLKNHTAHVAQAVALSRREEIPLHQAERELWGFDHAELAGKLLTVWKFPASLERAVAEHHAPGDRAIHQDAALVHVADIMAHAMALGQSGSALAPPLSGAAWDSLNIPRSALGAAAAQGERQIDDIGHILLAGNGNGNGNDKENDKAV; this is encoded by the coding sequence ATGGGCACGGTCTACATCGAAGACCTGCGGCCCGGCATGGTGTTGTCCGCCGATGTACGCAGCCGACAGGGCAGGCTTCTCTTCTCGGAGGGCCTTGCCCTTGATGAACTCTCCATCCAGACGTTGAAGTTCTGGGGGGTGACGGAGACCCTTGTGCTCGGGCACGACCAGGAGTCGCTCGACCGCGAGCGCATCAAGGCCCTGGACCCCGCCGTTGCCCGCCAGGCATGGGAGGAAGCCAACCTCCGCATGAAGCTTTGCGACCCCACCCACCCCACCGTACGGGAGCTCAAGCGGGTCAGCTTCATCAACCTCATCCAGAACGGCCTGCCCGCGCCGCGCCGCCACACCCCGGAAGAGCCCGCGCACGAACCGCGCAAGCGCCCCGACCTGTCTCGCCTGGCCAGCTCCACCATCAAGCTCGCCGCCCTGCCGGGCATCGTTACCCAGGCCCTCGAGGCCCTGTCCAATCCCAACGTCTCCTACAGTTACGTGGCCGAAATTATCGGCAAGGACACGGCCCTCTCGGCCAAGCTCCTCAAGCTGGTGAATTCCGCCCTCTACGCCTTCCCCGAGTCCGTGGACACCATCTCCAGGGCCGTCACCGTGGTGGGGGCCAACCGGCTGACCAGCCTGGCCCTTGGCGTGTCGCTCATCAATATTTTCGACTCCATCCCCCGCGAAGTGCTGGACATGCGTTCCTTCTGGAAGCATAGCCTGGCCTGCGGCGTGCTGGCGCGGCTGCTGGCCGTCACGGCGGGGCATCCCAACGTGGAGCGCTGCTTCGTGGCGGGCCTTCTGCACGACCTGGGGCGGCTGGTGATGCTCAAAAACCACACCGCCCACGTGGCTCAGGCCGTGGCGCTGTCCCGGCGCGAGGAGATCCCCCTGCATCAGGCCGAGCGCGAGCTCTGGGGCTTCGACCACGCCGAACTTGCCGGCAAGCTCCTCACCGTATGGAAATTCCCCGCATCCCTGGAGCGGGCCGTTGCCGAGCACCACGCCCCTGGCGACCGCGCCATCCACCAGGACGCCGCCCTGGTGCACGTGGCCGACATCATGGCCCACGCCATGGCCCTTGGCCAGAGCGGCTCCGCCCTGGCGCCGCCCCTGTCCGGCGCGGCCTGGGACAGCCTGAACATTCCCCGAAGCGCCCTGGGCGCGGCAGCGGCGCAGGGTGAACGCCAGATCGACGACATCGGACACATCCTGCTCGCGGGCAACGGCAACGGCAATGGCAATGATAAAGAAAACGACAAAGCCGTCTAA
- a CDS encoding putative bifunctional diguanylate cyclase/phosphodiesterase yields MGRLAILEEAHRQTLDALELAATMGIPQGVKPLGTVVQILEETAGRLRKLLKFKALAFFLVREPGGELYLARCHPPGKARDMQEEMRILTESGSAAWALERKRPVFTSSGVSDGQLLLHSLTTASRIRGMFLGRLGQDIKTISDASLSLLTIVLRGGASLLEGLELYGLLRQANSELKAKVRDLEDSQRSLKREIEHRRKVEEQLKHMALHDPLTGLPNRTLMRDRIQQAIRRSQRHNSAAYAVAYMDLDKFKLVNDTMGHAVGDKLLIQVGERIVASVRQLDTVARFGGDEFVIFLEELTFPGEAVRVMKRVRQALAEPFEIDGNTIRITGSFGLVFGPVRLLNPDSLIKNADTAMHMAKEAGRNRIKVFTMKMRGLAKMTAGLATELRRAVNAGRTDVLFSPTLSTTDLRLCGFEAVPCWQTKDKRVLRGEELMDVAEKAGVAWELWRRTIEKALVLLHGWRTENEAFTRLLVTLRLGRTQLPETGLADAVCAALKTAELPGSALHLEIPEDTLAVGGESLIEQIADLKDCGVRLCVGDFGERFFSFQGGRGSILDSLSMQSPKSTRRGGDALQPALDSLKFLAKALDLPAVEGGERSDNAELLSTLTCLGLQRDSLSRPVSAEEVVQLVMQTQQCSTGSPDETKPSGPAQTTD; encoded by the coding sequence ATGGGACGTCTGGCCATCCTGGAGGAGGCCCACCGCCAGACGCTGGACGCGCTGGAGCTGGCCGCCACCATGGGCATTCCCCAGGGAGTGAAGCCGCTTGGCACCGTGGTCCAGATCCTGGAGGAGACCGCCGGACGGCTGCGCAAGCTCCTCAAGTTCAAGGCGCTGGCCTTCTTCCTGGTGCGCGAGCCCGGCGGCGAGCTGTACCTTGCCCGCTGCCATCCGCCCGGCAAGGCCCGCGACATGCAGGAGGAGATGCGCATCCTGACCGAGAGCGGCTCCGCCGCCTGGGCCCTGGAACGCAAACGCCCGGTGTTCACCTCCTCCGGCGTGTCCGACGGCCAGCTCCTGCTGCACTCCCTGACGACGGCCTCGCGCATCCGGGGCATGTTCCTGGGCCGTCTCGGCCAGGACATCAAAACGATTTCCGACGCGTCCCTGAGCCTTCTGACCATCGTGCTGCGCGGCGGGGCCTCCCTGCTGGAGGGCCTGGAGCTCTACGGGCTTTTGCGCCAGGCCAACTCCGAGCTGAAAGCCAAGGTGCGCGACCTCGAGGACTCCCAGCGTTCGCTCAAGCGCGAGATCGAGCACCGCCGCAAGGTCGAGGAGCAGCTCAAGCACATGGCCCTGCACGACCCGCTCACGGGGCTGCCCAACCGCACCCTCATGCGCGACCGCATCCAGCAGGCCATCCGCCGCTCCCAGCGCCACAACTCCGCCGCCTACGCCGTGGCCTACATGGACTTAGACAAGTTCAAGCTGGTCAACGACACCATGGGCCACGCAGTGGGCGACAAGCTGCTCATCCAGGTGGGCGAGCGCATCGTGGCCTCAGTCAGGCAGCTGGACACCGTGGCCCGTTTCGGCGGCGACGAATTCGTGATCTTCCTGGAGGAGCTCACCTTCCCCGGCGAGGCGGTGCGCGTCATGAAGCGGGTGCGCCAGGCCCTGGCGGAACCCTTCGAGATCGACGGCAACACCATCCGCATCACCGGCAGCTTCGGCCTGGTGTTCGGCCCAGTGCGCCTCCTCAACCCCGACAGCCTGATAAAGAACGCCGACACGGCCATGCACATGGCCAAGGAGGCGGGACGAAACCGCATCAAGGTCTTCACCATGAAGATGCGCGGGCTGGCCAAGATGACCGCAGGGCTGGCCACGGAGCTTCGCCGCGCCGTGAATGCCGGTCGTACGGACGTGCTGTTCTCGCCCACGCTGTCCACCACGGACCTGCGGCTCTGCGGGTTCGAGGCCGTGCCCTGCTGGCAGACCAAGGACAAGCGTGTGTTGCGCGGCGAGGAGCTCATGGATGTGGCCGAAAAGGCTGGCGTCGCCTGGGAGCTCTGGCGGCGGACCATCGAGAAGGCCCTGGTGCTTCTGCACGGCTGGCGGACGGAGAACGAAGCGTTCACGCGCCTTCTGGTGACGCTGCGGCTGGGACGCACCCAACTGCCGGAGACAGGCCTGGCGGACGCCGTGTGCGCCGCCCTGAAGACGGCCGAGCTGCCCGGCTCGGCCCTGCACCTGGAGATTCCCGAGGACACCCTGGCCGTGGGCGGGGAATCGCTCATAGAGCAGATCGCGGACCTCAAGGACTGCGGCGTCCGGCTGTGCGTGGGGGATTTCGGGGAACGGTTCTTCAGCTTCCAGGGCGGGCGGGGTTCAATTCTGGACAGCCTGTCCATGCAATCGCCAAAGTCGACGCGCCGGGGCGGGGATGCCCTGCAACCGGCGCTGGATTCGCTCAAGTTCCTGGCCAAGGCCCTGGACCTGCCCGCCGTCGAGGGCGGGGAACGCTCGGACAACGCCGAACTGCTCTCGACGCTTACCTGCCTGGGGCTTCAGCGCGACAGCCTGTCGCGCCCCGTTTCCGCCGAAGAGGTGGTGCAGCTGGTCATGCAGACGCAGCAGTGCTCCACCGGGTCGCCCGACGAGACAAAGCCTTCCGGCCCCGCTCAGACCACGGACTGA